One Balneola vulgaris DSM 17893 genomic window carries:
- a CDS encoding cation:proton antiporter: protein MSEYILVGLSSVLALGISAQWLAWKTKLPAILLLLGFGIIAGPVTGLLDPDKLMGDILSPFVSISVAIILFEGGLSLKMSEFRKIGGTVIKLITIGVVVTWVLASLASLYFLGLGLELSVLFGAILIVTGPTVIIPLLRQVRPTEKAGSVVKWEGIVNDPIGAMMAVLVFEVIVAGGFSNISGHAGLIIVQTLAYGTFFGGIGAGIMYFMLKKHWIPDYLQNPVTLMIVVGVFVISNHLQHESGLLTVTVMGIILANQKSVRVKHIIEFKENLQVLLISALFILLASRLKTEHLEYFNWEAAGFLAVLILIIRPASIFLSTIGSNLSFKEKTFIAWMAPRGIVAAAISAVFALRLEQEGYAAAEQLVPYTFIVIIATVTIYGLSASPLARFLGVAKEEPNGVLVVGAHNWARMMAQALKDFGFKVLVADSNWENISKARKSGLNTYYGNILSDYAMDEIEFDGIGKIMAMTPNDEVNSLSAIRFSEIFGSSQVFELVPRSSASKREVESNESLGGRALFSKDMNFDKIDSFSRNGASIRKTPLTAEFTFADYQKHYGEQAIPLFVVTEEETVEPFSLDNPPSPQPGNIIVGLVSNDAPDAKPVDVESNDEPNPTLPE, encoded by the coding sequence ATGTCGGAGTATATTCTTGTAGGACTTAGCAGCGTATTAGCACTTGGTATATCAGCTCAATGGTTAGCTTGGAAAACTAAATTACCAGCCATTCTATTACTTTTAGGGTTTGGTATTATTGCTGGCCCAGTAACGGGTTTACTTGACCCTGATAAGCTCATGGGCGATATCTTAAGTCCATTTGTATCTATTTCAGTAGCCATTATCCTATTTGAAGGAGGGTTAAGTTTAAAGATGTCCGAGTTCCGGAAAATTGGCGGAACCGTGATAAAGCTTATCACTATTGGTGTGGTTGTAACTTGGGTGCTGGCTTCACTCGCATCTCTTTACTTCTTAGGCTTAGGCCTTGAGCTCTCTGTGCTGTTTGGTGCCATACTTATTGTAACGGGACCGACCGTAATCATTCCACTTCTTCGCCAGGTTCGCCCTACCGAAAAGGCCGGTTCTGTTGTTAAATGGGAAGGAATTGTAAACGATCCAATTGGCGCGATGATGGCCGTATTGGTGTTCGAAGTAATTGTAGCTGGTGGTTTTAGTAATATTTCTGGCCATGCAGGGCTTATCATTGTTCAAACCTTAGCATATGGTACTTTCTTCGGTGGAATTGGTGCTGGTATTATGTACTTCATGCTGAAAAAGCATTGGATACCTGATTACCTCCAAAACCCCGTTACGTTGATGATTGTAGTAGGTGTGTTCGTTATTTCGAATCACTTACAGCACGAGTCGGGCTTACTTACAGTAACGGTAATGGGTATCATCCTTGCCAACCAAAAGAGTGTTCGCGTTAAACACATTATCGAGTTCAAAGAGAACCTTCAGGTACTCCTTATCTCTGCACTATTCATCCTACTTGCATCTCGCTTAAAGACCGAGCATTTAGAGTATTTCAACTGGGAAGCTGCGGGTTTCCTTGCCGTTCTAATCCTAATTATTAGACCTGCATCTATTTTCCTATCCACTATAGGTTCCAATCTTAGTTTTAAAGAAAAGACCTTTATTGCTTGGATGGCTCCAAGAGGTATTGTAGCAGCGGCTATCTCAGCCGTTTTTGCACTACGCCTTGAACAAGAAGGTTATGCAGCTGCAGAACAACTGGTGCCTTATACCTTCATCGTAATTATTGCTACGGTAACTATTTACGGACTAAGCGCTAGCCCCCTCGCTCGTTTCCTTGGTGTAGCTAAAGAAGAACCGAATGGTGTACTTGTAGTCGGCGCTCATAATTGGGCACGTATGATGGCCCAAGCATTGAAAGATTTTGGATTCAAAGTATTGGTAGCTGATTCAAACTGGGAGAATATCTCAAAAGCTAGAAAGTCTGGATTGAACACCTATTACGGTAACATTCTTTCAGATTATGCCATGGATGAAATCGAATTTGATGGCATTGGAAAAATCATGGCTATGACTCCCAACGATGAAGTGAACTCACTTTCAGCCATTCGCTTCTCAGAAATCTTTGGTTCAAGCCAAGTGTTTGAACTAGTGCCTCGCTCAAGTGCGAGTAAACGAGAAGTGGAGTCGAACGAGTCGCTAGGCGGACGTGCACTCTTCTCAAAAGATATGAATTTTGATAAAATCGACAGCTTCTCACGCAATGGAGCTTCAATCAGAAAAACTCCTCTTACGGCTGAATTCACCTTTGCTGACTATCAAAAGCATTATGGTGAACAAGCTATTCCTCTGTTTGTTGTAACAGAAGAAGAGACCGTTGAGCCATTCTCATTAGATAATCCACCATCTCCACAGCCGGGCAACATTATTGTTGGTTTGGTTTCTAATGATGCGCCTGATGCAAAACCTGTTGATGTTGAATCTAATGATGAACCTAACCCTACCTTACCCGAGTAA
- a CDS encoding alpha/beta hydrolase family protein has translation MPSKKITFTGSQGHKLSAKMDLPEGEPKAYALFAHCFTCSKDLKAVGNITTSLAEIGYATLRFDFTGLGQSSGDFEDTNFSSNIDDLIAAYEFMQQEYQAPSVLIGHSLGGAAVLQAAHKMDKVQAVATIAAPADPSHVIENFEMNLEEIMEKGEAKVQLEGRPFVIKKQFIEDLEKERMEHTISSLKRALIIFHSPIDNTVGIDNASQIFNAAKHPRSFISLDTADHLLSNKSDSLYVGKVLGTWAERYI, from the coding sequence ATGCCATCTAAAAAAATTACATTCACTGGATCTCAAGGACATAAACTTTCGGCTAAAATGGATTTGCCCGAGGGTGAACCCAAAGCCTATGCTTTATTTGCACACTGTTTTACCTGCTCCAAAGATCTTAAAGCGGTTGGCAATATCACTACTTCACTCGCTGAAATTGGCTATGCTACTTTACGGTTCGATTTCACAGGGTTAGGTCAAAGTTCAGGGGATTTTGAAGACACCAACTTCTCATCCAATATAGACGACTTGATCGCGGCTTATGAGTTTATGCAGCAAGAGTACCAAGCTCCTTCTGTGCTTATTGGTCACTCATTAGGGGGTGCTGCCGTGCTTCAGGCTGCACACAAAATGGACAAAGTACAAGCAGTGGCCACAATTGCCGCACCAGCCGACCCCTCACATGTGATAGAAAATTTTGAGATGAACTTGGAGGAAATCATGGAAAAAGGAGAAGCTAAAGTTCAACTCGAAGGTCGCCCATTTGTGATTAAGAAGCAGTTCATTGAAGACCTTGAAAAAGAACGGATGGAGCATACCATTAGCTCACTCAAACGAGCACTTATCATCTTTCACTCCCCAATCGATAACACCGTAGGCATTGATAACGCCTCTCAGATCTTCAACGCTGCAAAGCATCCACGGAGTTTTATATCTTTAGATACTGCCGATCACTTGCTTTCAAATAAAAGTGATAGCCTATATGTGGGCAAAGTTTTAGGTACATGGGCCGAACGCTATATCTGA
- a CDS encoding NAD(P)/FAD-dependent oxidoreductase: MKVAVIGGGAAGFFSAISVKHHHPDASVTIYERSNKVLSKVKVSGGGRCNVTHHCFKVGELVKFYPRGEKPLRKAFGIFSPTDTVAWFNERGVELKTEEDGRMFPITDDSQTIIDTLMGEVQQLGIGVKLQSSIKRLKPIDSGWLLGFKGGETKEVDKVIVATGGSPRTEGFDWLRDLGHVIEEPVPSLFTFNMPKEPIKDLMGVVAEPVSAKVMGTKLSSEGPLLITHWGMSGPAILKLSAFGARILHELDYSFKVLINWTGSLSEQDIRAELRKVVDSAPKKKIRNVNPFGLPSRLWDFLISKIEIDETMIWMNMGKKNINRLVHVLTNDVYQVEGKTTFKEEFVTCGGVSLSDIDIKAMKSKVQPNLYFAGEVMDVDGVTGGFNFQAAWTSGFIAGKLS, encoded by the coding sequence ATGAAAGTTGCTGTAATAGGTGGCGGTGCCGCCGGTTTTTTTAGTGCTATCTCAGTTAAGCATCATCATCCCGATGCAAGCGTTACCATTTATGAGCGTTCCAACAAAGTGCTCTCTAAAGTGAAAGTATCAGGGGGAGGGCGATGCAATGTAACCCATCATTGTTTCAAAGTTGGTGAGCTCGTTAAGTTTTATCCAAGAGGTGAAAAACCACTTCGCAAGGCATTTGGGATTTTTTCACCAACCGATACGGTAGCATGGTTTAATGAGCGAGGGGTGGAGCTAAAGACCGAAGAAGATGGACGAATGTTTCCCATCACTGATGATTCCCAAACCATTATAGATACGTTGATGGGTGAAGTGCAGCAGTTAGGGATAGGGGTAAAGTTGCAGTCGTCTATAAAGCGACTCAAACCAATAGATTCAGGTTGGTTGTTGGGGTTTAAAGGTGGCGAAACTAAAGAAGTGGACAAGGTGATTGTAGCAACGGGGGGAAGCCCACGAACAGAAGGATTTGATTGGTTACGCGATTTAGGGCATGTCATTGAGGAACCGGTGCCGTCTTTGTTTACCTTTAATATGCCCAAAGAACCTATCAAAGATTTGATGGGAGTTGTAGCGGAACCAGTATCTGCGAAAGTAATGGGGACTAAATTGAGCAGTGAAGGACCTTTGCTTATCACGCATTGGGGGATGAGTGGTCCAGCCATTTTAAAACTGTCAGCTTTTGGAGCTCGAATCTTACATGAGTTAGATTATTCCTTCAAAGTACTCATTAACTGGACGGGGAGCTTAAGTGAGCAGGATATCAGAGCCGAGTTGAGAAAAGTGGTGGACTCAGCTCCCAAGAAAAAGATTCGCAATGTAAACCCATTTGGGTTGCCATCAAGGTTATGGGATTTTTTGATCTCAAAAATCGAAATTGATGAAACCATGATATGGATGAACATGGGTAAGAAGAACATCAATCGACTAGTGCATGTACTAACCAACGACGTTTACCAAGTAGAAGGAAAAACTACATTCAAAGAAGAGTTTGTGACTTGTGGCGGAGTATCATTGTCGGACATTGATATCAAAGCAATGAAAAGCAAAGTGCAGCCTAATCTGTATTTCGCAGGCGAAGTTATGGATGTAGATGGGGTAACCGGAGGCTTTAACTTTCAGGCAGCTTGGACCTCCGGATTTATCGCTGGCAAACTTAGTTAA
- a CDS encoding VOC family protein has protein sequence MSSTIAPFHLAFPVSDLKETHTFYTEILGCSTGRSSDQWIDFNMWGHQVVAHLSPEEAGKSATNAVDGKGVPVRHFGVIIDMDEWEALAERVKNAGIDFIIEPYVRFKGEPGEQATMFFLDPSGNALEFKAFGDKSQIFAT, from the coding sequence ATGAGTTCAACAATCGCACCCTTTCATTTAGCTTTTCCGGTTTCCGATTTAAAGGAAACACATACTTTTTATACTGAAATCTTAGGCTGTAGCACGGGCCGTAGTTCGGATCAGTGGATTGATTTCAATATGTGGGGACATCAAGTGGTAGCACATTTAAGTCCAGAAGAAGCGGGGAAGTCTGCTACCAATGCGGTGGATGGAAAAGGAGTTCCGGTTCGTCATTTTGGGGTTATTATCGATATGGATGAATGGGAAGCACTTGCAGAGCGTGTAAAAAATGCGGGTATAGATTTTATAATTGAGCCTTATGTGCGCTTTAAAGGTGAGCCGGGTGAGCAAGCTACTATGTTTTTCTTAGACCCAAGTGGTAACGCCCTCGAGTTCAAAGCATTTGGCGACAAAAGCCAGATTTTTGCTACCTAA
- a CDS encoding bile acid:sodium symporter family protein: MTETIDALRLNLGNDGLMVMNVSLAVIMFGVALELTIQDFKDIAKNPKATFLGSASQFILLPLLTFVLVWIMEPAPSIALGMMMVAACPGGNISNFFSLLARGNAALSVSMTAIATLFAIILTPLNFTLWASLYPPTQAILQEISLDLAKVFEIIVLILGVPLVLGMIVRHTKPVIAEKLSPWIKGFGVVFFAGFVIVAFMMNFDSFIQYVEFVFLIVMIHNAVALGSGYGIAALAGLPYADRKSISIETGIQNSGLGLLLIFNFFDGLGGMALITAWWGIWHILAGLTLGWYWSVGKKSIQRVLTNA, from the coding sequence ATGACGGAAACTATAGACGCACTACGACTTAACCTTGGTAACGACGGGCTTATGGTGATGAATGTATCACTAGCCGTTATCATGTTTGGGGTAGCCCTTGAGCTAACTATACAAGATTTCAAAGACATCGCGAAAAACCCTAAAGCAACTTTTTTAGGGTCTGCTTCACAGTTTATACTCTTACCCCTTTTAACCTTCGTGCTTGTTTGGATTATGGAACCCGCACCAAGTATTGCTTTAGGCATGATGATGGTTGCGGCTTGTCCGGGGGGCAACATCTCTAATTTCTTTTCCCTACTAGCGCGTGGCAATGCAGCGCTCTCGGTGAGTATGACAGCCATCGCAACTTTATTCGCCATTATATTAACTCCATTAAATTTCACTTTGTGGGCCAGTCTATATCCCCCAACTCAAGCTATACTACAGGAAATAAGCTTAGACTTAGCCAAGGTATTCGAAATCATCGTTCTTATTCTCGGGGTTCCACTTGTTTTAGGAATGATAGTGCGACATACGAAACCGGTGATTGCAGAGAAATTGAGCCCATGGATAAAAGGTTTTGGTGTTGTATTTTTTGCGGGTTTTGTGATTGTAGCATTCATGATGAACTTTGACAGTTTCATTCAATATGTGGAGTTTGTATTTCTAATTGTAATGATACATAATGCAGTAGCTTTAGGCTCTGGGTATGGAATAGCTGCTTTAGCTGGCTTACCGTACGCTGATCGAAAATCAATATCTATAGAAACGGGCATTCAAAACTCAGGGCTCGGGTTACTTTTAATTTTTAATTTCTTTGATGGACTGGGCGGTATGGCCTTAATCACTGCTTGGTGGGGTATTTGGCATATCTTAGCAGGACTAACATTAGGTTGGTACTGGTCGGTTGGTAAAAAATCAATTCAACGCGTACTTACAAATGCGTAA
- the lysA gene encoding diaminopimelate decarboxylase, whose translation MFSETRISQFRDHTTPFYFYDLDVLKQTLQQIDKHGIRKGYHVHFALKANHQPRILEEIRKAGLGADCVSGGEVQRALDCGFEPHQIAFAGVGKRDSEINLGLEHDIFCFNCESVQELQVINELAEAKDCTARVALRINPNVDAKTHKYITTGLDENKFGINEEDLPLIFELLPTLKHIDLIGIHFHIGSQIEELKPFRELCDRANSLNQVFSDKGIQLKVINVGGGYGINYADPDGNAIPDFEHFFGLFDEHLNLRDDQELHFELGRSVTGQCGSLITEVLYTKHGRQKNFAIIDAGMTELIRPALYQAKHSIQLLTPISTETDTYDVVGPICESSDTFRTDLEFPKLERGNLLAIRSCGAYGEVMKSQYNLRQGIDSVFSVDLD comes from the coding sequence ATGTTTTCTGAAACAAGGATCTCTCAGTTTAGAGATCATACCACGCCGTTTTACTTTTACGACTTAGACGTACTGAAGCAAACATTACAGCAAATTGATAAACATGGTATTCGAAAAGGATACCATGTTCATTTTGCACTAAAGGCGAATCACCAACCTCGCATATTAGAAGAAATACGTAAAGCAGGCTTAGGTGCCGACTGCGTGAGCGGTGGTGAAGTGCAACGCGCTTTAGATTGTGGGTTTGAGCCTCACCAAATTGCTTTTGCCGGTGTTGGAAAAAGAGATAGTGAGATCAACCTAGGCTTAGAGCACGACATCTTTTGCTTTAACTGTGAGTCGGTACAAGAGCTTCAGGTAATCAATGAATTAGCTGAAGCTAAGGATTGCACCGCTCGAGTAGCACTTCGTATCAACCCGAATGTAGATGCGAAAACACACAAGTATATCACAACGGGCTTGGACGAAAACAAATTCGGCATCAACGAGGAAGACCTTCCACTAATATTCGAATTACTGCCAACGCTTAAGCATATCGACTTAATCGGCATTCATTTTCATATTGGATCTCAAATTGAAGAGCTAAAACCATTCCGTGAGTTATGCGATCGTGCTAATTCGCTGAATCAAGTTTTCTCTGATAAAGGCATTCAACTTAAAGTGATTAATGTGGGTGGTGGCTATGGTATCAACTACGCTGATCCCGACGGCAACGCCATACCTGACTTTGAACACTTCTTTGGCTTATTTGACGAACATCTCAATCTTCGCGATGATCAAGAATTGCACTTTGAATTGGGCAGATCTGTAACCGGACAGTGCGGAAGCTTAATTACCGAAGTGCTGTATACCAAACATGGTCGCCAAAAGAACTTCGCCATCATTGATGCTGGCATGACAGAGCTAATACGCCCTGCGCTCTATCAAGCTAAACACAGTATTCAATTACTTACCCCCATTTCCACCGAAACAGATACCTATGATGTGGTTGGGCCTATTTGTGAGAGTTCAGATACCTTTAGAACCGATCTTGAATTCCCGAAACTGGAACGTGGTAACTTGCTCGCAATTCGTAGCTGTGGTGCCTACGGTGAAGTGATGAAAAGTCAATACAACCTTCGTCAGGGAATCGATAGCGTATTTTCAGTAGACCTAGATTAA
- a CDS encoding ABC-F family ATP-binding cassette domain-containing protein, translating into MLQLEKISLSLGERDLLDEVSTLINPGERIGLVGPNGAGKSTLLKIIMGLREADGGKVILSKEETLGYLPQDGVDPDFTLTVVEEVETVYKPLFELEQKVKDLQVQLGTTAPDSAEHEKLMERYGELQTKLEASGLYTLRSDVEKVLMGLGFKDSDFNRSTSEFSGGWLMRIALAKLLLKKPTYLLLDEPTNHLDIESLQWMENFLNSYEGAVIVVSHDRAFLDTITTRTLALRRGSLSDYAGNYTYYENKWEEERELLINAQKNQEKQLKETEEFVERFRYKASKARQVQSRIKQLEKIDRIEVEDELANVSFSFPSPERSGLVVMRLENIQKSYGSNVVFDGLDYEIERGDKIAVVGPNGAGKSTMIRILAGLEEFQGGDRIEGHKVSTNYFAQHQAEDLNLNKDPLEIMMDAGSGEKESRLRSILGSFLFTGDDVFKKVKVLSGGEKSRLALAKMLLSPSNFLIFDEPTNHLDMSSKNILQQALQQYEGTCVIVSHDRAFLDPIVTKVLEVQPQRIKTYLGNISYFLDKKREEAELEKSQNDGNGSSGSNNSSSDDKPALSRKEERRIEAERRNALNKRIGPVKKKLQQVEEAIEKAEERKNEIEAMMAETDFYDDAEKVKNTTLEYEQLKMDLTAHYSQWEEYANRIEVIEQELS; encoded by the coding sequence TTGCTACAACTTGAAAAGATATCCCTTTCTTTAGGTGAACGTGACCTTCTCGATGAAGTATCCACTCTTATCAATCCGGGAGAACGAATTGGTTTAGTTGGTCCCAATGGTGCGGGAAAATCTACCCTGCTAAAAATCATTATGGGGCTACGTGAAGCCGATGGTGGCAAAGTGATATTGAGTAAAGAAGAGACCTTGGGTTACCTCCCACAGGATGGTGTTGATCCTGATTTCACCCTAACGGTTGTAGAAGAAGTGGAAACGGTTTATAAACCACTTTTTGAGCTCGAACAGAAGGTTAAAGATTTACAGGTTCAGCTTGGAACCACAGCACCCGATTCAGCCGAGCACGAAAAACTAATGGAGCGCTATGGTGAGCTTCAAACAAAATTGGAAGCTTCAGGTTTATACACGCTTCGTTCTGATGTTGAAAAAGTGCTAATGGGATTAGGTTTCAAAGATAGTGACTTCAACCGCTCTACTTCTGAGTTCAGTGGGGGTTGGTTAATGCGTATAGCCTTGGCCAAACTGCTTCTTAAAAAGCCCACTTATTTACTGTTAGATGAGCCTACCAATCACTTGGATATCGAATCGCTACAATGGATGGAGAACTTCTTAAATAGCTATGAAGGCGCCGTAATTGTAGTATCTCACGATCGTGCTTTTTTAGATACCATTACCACCCGAACCCTGGCTCTTCGCAGGGGTTCATTAAGCGATTACGCTGGTAACTACACCTACTATGAGAACAAGTGGGAAGAAGAACGCGAGCTTCTTATCAACGCCCAGAAAAACCAAGAAAAGCAGCTTAAGGAAACAGAAGAGTTTGTGGAACGCTTTCGATACAAAGCTTCCAAAGCACGACAAGTTCAAAGTCGCATTAAGCAGCTTGAGAAGATAGACCGTATTGAAGTTGAGGATGAATTAGCCAACGTTTCATTTAGTTTTCCATCGCCCGAACGCAGTGGCTTGGTGGTGATGCGACTCGAGAATATCCAAAAAAGCTATGGCTCGAACGTAGTATTCGATGGGCTTGATTATGAAATTGAACGCGGCGATAAAATTGCCGTTGTGGGTCCAAATGGGGCTGGTAAGTCTACCATGATCCGAATTCTAGCTGGCTTAGAAGAATTCCAAGGCGGAGACCGCATCGAAGGCCATAAAGTAAGTACCAATTACTTTGCACAGCATCAGGCCGAAGACTTAAACCTGAATAAAGACCCGCTCGAAATCATGATGGATGCGGGTTCCGGAGAAAAAGAAAGTCGACTTCGATCTATACTAGGTAGCTTTTTATTTACTGGCGACGATGTATTCAAAAAGGTAAAAGTATTATCAGGTGGTGAAAAGAGTCGGTTGGCCTTAGCAAAAATGTTACTGTCGCCTTCTAACTTTCTGATTTTTGATGAGCCTACCAACCACCTTGATATGAGCAGTAAGAACATCCTTCAGCAAGCCTTGCAGCAATATGAAGGAACCTGTGTGATTGTATCTCACGATAGGGCTTTCTTAGATCCTATCGTTACAAAAGTACTGGAAGTTCAACCACAACGCATCAAAACATACCTGGGCAACATCTCTTACTTCCTCGATAAAAAACGAGAAGAAGCAGAATTAGAGAAATCCCAAAATGATGGCAATGGTTCAAGCGGAAGTAACAACTCTTCGTCGGACGACAAACCCGCACTTTCTAGAAAAGAAGAGCGACGTATTGAAGCGGAACGCCGTAATGCTCTCAATAAGCGCATTGGACCGGTTAAAAAGAAACTTCAGCAAGTTGAAGAAGCCATTGAAAAAGCAGAAGAACGTAAGAATGAAATTGAAGCCATGATGGCTGAAACAGATTTCTATGACGATGCCGAAAAGGTGAAGAATACAACACTGGAATATGAACAATTAAAGATGGACCTTACAGCACACTATTCGCAATGGGAAGAATACGCGAATAGGATTGAAGTTATAGAACAAGAGCTCTCATAA
- a CDS encoding aspartate kinase, which yields MDIHVLKFGGTSMNDHQTWKKVLEIIKSYEHPIVVVSATAKTTRQLIEAGELAGSGNLDAAREISASIHQRHLDLVKNFLDENPHAKNALILESCTLKLEQKIGFLNKLLSYCHKLNDLTPSLKDAIAAVGEQISSYLLAQCGLATDQLTQFVDAKKVIKTDLTYGNAKPNLGLINQKIESLITIMEGGFTPIIGGFYGEAQDGTTTTLGFEGSDYSASLIGGAVHATTIEIWTDVSGVFTSDPRYIKNATPLAELSYFDATEMAYFGSKVLHPSTLKPAQERNIPVLVKNMFKPEDTGTKIIRDSISDRDALAISFKDNMALLTISAYETVMGYNFLRKVFKVLEDHKITVDAVNTTEASVTIALTNSLDLDEFTKAFIEVGQVSVQNSKGLISIIGCNLSQSTDLTNSIFKPLKALPLDMISFSKEKRIINMVVNEDEMITSAQAIHDTLFG from the coding sequence ATGGATATACACGTACTCAAATTTGGCGGCACCTCAATGAATGATCATCAAACCTGGAAAAAGGTTCTTGAGATCATCAAAAGTTATGAACATCCCATTGTGGTGGTGTCGGCTACAGCCAAAACTACACGACAACTCATTGAAGCTGGTGAACTCGCTGGCTCAGGAAACTTGGATGCAGCTAGAGAGATTTCAGCTTCTATACACCAACGACATTTAGACTTGGTGAAAAATTTCTTGGATGAAAATCCTCATGCTAAAAATGCACTTATACTTGAAAGCTGTACGCTGAAGCTTGAGCAAAAAATTGGCTTCCTAAACAAACTGCTTAGCTATTGCCATAAGCTCAATGATTTAACACCTAGTTTGAAAGACGCCATTGCCGCCGTGGGTGAGCAAATCAGCTCATATCTACTGGCACAATGTGGATTAGCTACTGATCAACTCACGCAGTTTGTGGATGCTAAAAAAGTTATCAAAACGGATTTAACCTATGGTAATGCCAAACCAAATCTAGGGTTGATCAATCAAAAAATTGAATCCCTTATCACCATTATGGAAGGAGGCTTCACTCCTATTATTGGTGGATTTTATGGGGAAGCTCAAGACGGAACTACCACTACTTTAGGATTTGAAGGATCTGATTATTCCGCAAGTCTTATTGGGGGAGCGGTTCACGCTACCACTATTGAAATTTGGACCGATGTGAGTGGTGTTTTTACAAGCGACCCAAGGTATATCAAGAATGCTACACCATTAGCTGAACTGAGTTATTTCGATGCTACAGAGATGGCATACTTCGGTAGTAAAGTACTCCACCCATCTACCTTAAAGCCCGCACAAGAGCGAAACATCCCTGTGTTGGTGAAAAACATGTTTAAGCCGGAAGATACAGGCACTAAGATTATTCGGGATTCCATAAGCGACCGTGATGCTCTTGCCATTTCGTTTAAGGATAATATGGCTCTACTTACCATCAGCGCTTATGAAACGGTGATGGGCTACAACTTTCTACGCAAGGTTTTCAAAGTTTTAGAAGATCATAAAATCACAGTGGATGCAGTTAACACCACAGAAGCATCCGTGACTATCGCGCTAACAAACTCTCTGGATCTCGATGAGTTTACCAAAGCATTTATTGAAGTGGGCCAAGTGAGCGTTCAGAACAGTAAAGGGTTAATTAGTATCATTGGTTGCAATCTTTCACAGTCAACTGATTTGACCAACAGTATTTTCAAACCACTGAAAGCCTTACCACTTGATATGATTTCCTTCAGCAAAGAGAAGCGTATCATCAATATGGTTGTAAATGAAGACGAGATGATTACATCGGCTCAAGCAATACACGATACTCTTTTTGGCTAG